In Cystobacter fuscus DSM 2262, a single window of DNA contains:
- a CDS encoding lactonase family protein yields MNPTNITRRDFVYLMGLGTTGIVLSCSDGEPTPQPQPPAPTELWLYVGTYTSGGSEGIYLCRLDLATGALQKLAVTPNVAEPSYLALDPKGRYLYAVNELVEYEGKPSGAVSAFAINAQSRELTFINRQSSQGGAPCYLEVDATGAYVLVANYVGGNVAVLPILPDGGLGAVVDLKQHQDPPTAHAHQIRLDAANQYALAPDLGLDKIMIYRFDAKQGKLTPGEPASFSTHAKAGPRHLDFHPNGKFAFGINELDSTIIAFSYDKERGALTELQTVSSLPEGYTGTSYCADIHVSPDGRFLYGSNRGHDSIVVFAIDSAGKLTLVEHVTGGINWPRNFAIDPTGAYLLVANQKGNTVVNFRRDAQTGRLTSVGQPLDLPAPTCLLVVPPSV; encoded by the coding sequence ATGAACCCGACCAACATCACACGCCGCGATTTCGTCTATCTCATGGGTCTGGGCACGACGGGAATCGTCCTGTCCTGCTCGGACGGGGAACCGACGCCGCAGCCCCAGCCCCCCGCTCCCACCGAGCTGTGGCTCTACGTGGGCACGTACACCTCGGGAGGCAGCGAGGGCATCTACCTGTGCCGGTTGGACCTGGCGACCGGTGCCCTCCAAAAGCTGGCGGTCACCCCGAACGTGGCCGAGCCGTCCTATCTGGCCCTGGATCCCAAGGGACGCTACCTGTACGCCGTCAATGAATTGGTGGAGTACGAAGGCAAGCCCAGTGGTGCCGTGAGTGCCTTTGCCATCAACGCCCAGAGCCGGGAGCTGACCTTCATCAACCGGCAGTCCTCGCAGGGCGGCGCGCCCTGCTACCTGGAAGTGGATGCGACGGGCGCCTACGTGCTGGTGGCCAACTACGTCGGCGGCAACGTCGCCGTCCTCCCCATCCTGCCGGACGGTGGACTGGGCGCCGTCGTCGACTTGAAGCAGCACCAGGATCCGCCGACGGCCCATGCCCATCAGATCCGGCTGGACGCGGCCAACCAGTACGCCCTGGCCCCGGACCTCGGACTGGACAAGATCATGATCTACCGGTTCGACGCGAAGCAGGGAAAGCTCACGCCCGGCGAGCCCGCTTCGTTCTCCACCCACGCCAAGGCGGGACCGCGCCACCTGGACTTCCACCCCAATGGGAAGTTCGCCTTCGGCATCAACGAGCTGGACTCGACGATCATCGCCTTCTCCTATGACAAGGAGCGCGGCGCGCTGACGGAACTCCAGACAGTCTCCTCCCTGCCCGAGGGCTACACCGGCACCAGCTACTGCGCGGACATCCACGTCAGCCCCGACGGCCGCTTCCTCTATGGCTCCAACCGCGGCCACGACAGCATCGTCGTGTTTGCCATTGATTCTGCGGGGAAGCTGACCCTCGTGGAGCACGTGACGGGCGGCATCAACTGGCCGCGCAACTTCGCCATCGATCCGACGGGCGCCTACCTGCTGGTGGCCAACCAGAAGGGCAACACCGTCGTCAACTTCCGGCGCGACGCGCAGACCGGACGGCTGACGTCCGTGGGCCAGCCCCTGGACCTCCCCGCCCCCACGTGCCTGCTCGTGGTTCCTCCGTCCGTCTGA
- a CDS encoding LysR family transcriptional regulator: protein MADELDWQLCRSFLAVLDEGSLSGAARALGLTQPTIGRHVEALEQALGTPLFVRSPQGLVPTEAALEIRPHAEAMRAAAASLRRAVSGAEGGARGTVRLTASEAVGAEVLPPMLARFRARHPGIALELVLSNRTQDLLKREADIAIRMVRPEQSALLSRKVGVTTLGLHAHRDYLARHGTPRSLEELGGHALIGFDKESPSIQTLRAMGFQMGREAFAFRTDSDLAQLALIRAGAGIGVCQLGVARREEALVHVLAEDFAFSLDLWVVMHENLRTSEPMRLVYDHLAAELKAYALTSRR, encoded by the coding sequence ATGGCAGACGAGCTGGACTGGCAGCTGTGCCGGTCGTTCCTGGCGGTGTTGGACGAAGGGAGCCTCTCGGGCGCCGCGCGTGCGCTGGGGCTGACGCAGCCGACCATTGGCCGCCATGTCGAGGCCCTGGAGCAAGCGCTCGGGACGCCCCTGTTCGTCCGCTCACCCCAGGGGTTGGTGCCCACGGAGGCGGCGTTGGAGATCCGCCCGCATGCCGAGGCGATGCGGGCGGCGGCGGCCTCGCTGCGCCGGGCGGTTTCGGGGGCGGAAGGAGGGGCGCGGGGGACGGTGCGGCTCACCGCGAGCGAGGCGGTGGGCGCGGAGGTGTTGCCTCCCATGCTCGCGCGGTTTCGCGCGCGGCATCCGGGGATCGCGCTGGAGCTGGTGCTGTCCAACCGCACGCAGGATCTGCTGAAGCGGGAAGCGGACATCGCCATCCGGATGGTCCGGCCCGAGCAGTCGGCGCTGTTGTCGCGCAAGGTGGGCGTGACGACCCTGGGCCTGCACGCGCATCGCGACTACCTGGCGAGGCATGGGACGCCCCGGAGCCTGGAGGAGCTGGGCGGACACGCGTTGATTGGCTTCGACAAGGAGTCCCCGTCGATCCAGACCCTGCGGGCGATGGGCTTTCAGATGGGCCGGGAGGCGTTCGCGTTTCGCACGGACAGCGATCTCGCGCAGCTCGCCCTCATCCGGGCGGGAGCGGGGATCGGTGTCTGTCAGCTGGGGGTGGCGCGGCGGGAGGAGGCGCTCGTGCATGTGCTCGCGGAGGACTTCGCCTTTTCGCTCGATCTCTGGGTCGTCATGCACGAGAACCTCCGGACGAGCGAGCCGATGCGGCTCGTCTATGATCACCTCGCGGCGGAGCTGAAAGCCTATGCGCTGACCTCCCGCCGCTGA
- a CDS encoding GRP family sugar transporter produces MSTTVFLVILLSAVLHAGWNAAVKASGDRTLSMATVSMAGSFMCILALPFVKAPPPEAWPWMFAGFLGSFGTQAILARAYSTGELSVAYPLTRGLAPVTVTAAGALLFAEVPGWLGLAGVVAIALGVALLAADSMRAGGHAGTSTLGLALSAAVITALYTLANAKGARLSPSALDYAVWSSVPNGVVWFGVMLVQRRDLKQHLRTDALRSLGGGLVSNVAYVLVLWCMRQAPVALVSALRETSVLFSILMGVFWLKERATAWRWMAGGMICSGLVLLRSA; encoded by the coding sequence GTGTCGACCACCGTCTTCCTCGTCATCCTCCTGAGCGCGGTATTGCATGCGGGGTGGAACGCCGCCGTGAAAGCCAGCGGGGATCGCACCCTGAGCATGGCGACCGTGTCCATGGCGGGCTCGTTCATGTGCATCCTCGCGCTGCCCTTCGTGAAGGCGCCGCCGCCAGAGGCCTGGCCCTGGATGTTCGCGGGCTTCCTGGGCAGCTTCGGCACGCAGGCCATCCTGGCGCGGGCGTACTCCACGGGAGAGCTCAGCGTCGCCTATCCGCTCACCCGGGGCCTGGCGCCGGTGACGGTCACCGCGGCGGGCGCGCTGCTCTTCGCCGAGGTGCCGGGGTGGCTGGGCCTGGCCGGGGTGGTGGCGATCGCGCTCGGGGTGGCGCTGCTGGCCGCGGATTCGATGCGCGCCGGGGGGCACGCGGGGACGAGCACCCTGGGTCTCGCCCTGAGCGCGGCGGTCATCACCGCGCTCTATACCCTCGCCAACGCGAAGGGGGCGCGCCTGTCTCCCAGCGCGCTGGACTACGCCGTCTGGTCCTCGGTGCCCAACGGGGTGGTGTGGTTCGGGGTGATGCTGGTGCAGCGGCGGGACTTGAAGCAGCACCTGCGCACCGACGCGCTGCGCTCGCTCGGGGGCGGCCTGGTGTCCAACGTGGCCTATGTGCTGGTGCTCTGGTGCATGCGTCAGGCGCCGGTGGCGCTCGTCTCCGCGCTGAGGGAGACGAGCGTGCTGTTCAGCATCCTGATGGGGGTGTTCTGGCTCAAGGAGCGCGCGACCGCCTGGCGCTGGATGGCCGGGGGGATGATCTGCTCCGGCCTCGTGCTGCTGCGCTCCGCCTGA
- a CDS encoding NAD-dependent epimerase/dehydratase family protein, which produces MAKEKIALVLGATGGVGGETAAALLSKGWKVRALHRGAQAGGRHARLEGAEWIRGDALRAEDVIQAARGAQLVVHAVNPPGYREWEKLVLPMLESSLQAARQAGARLVLPGTLYNYGLDAFPLLKEDSPQHPHTRKGKIRVAMERRIEEEAARGTRALIVRAGDFFGPHAGNNWFSQGFVKPGARPRSITNPNVPGVGHAWAYLPDLAATLAALAEREQELPAFERFHFGGHWLEDGAEMSRSILRVLGHPAPPVRRMPWALMRLASPFNTTLRELLEMRYLWQHPARLDNTRLRAFLGQEPHTPLDAAVHHSLQAMGCLPDATEPTPSLSAPNAGPWASTRPAR; this is translated from the coding sequence ATGGCGAAGGAAAAAATCGCGTTGGTGTTGGGAGCAACCGGTGGAGTGGGCGGGGAGACGGCCGCCGCCTTGCTGTCGAAGGGCTGGAAGGTGCGTGCCCTGCACCGTGGCGCCCAGGCGGGCGGCCGGCACGCCCGGCTCGAGGGCGCGGAGTGGATCCGCGGGGATGCCCTGCGCGCCGAGGACGTCATCCAGGCCGCGCGCGGCGCCCAGCTCGTGGTCCACGCCGTCAATCCCCCGGGCTACCGGGAGTGGGAGAAGCTCGTGCTGCCCATGCTGGAGAGCAGCCTCCAGGCGGCCCGACAGGCGGGTGCCCGGCTGGTGCTCCCTGGCACCCTCTACAACTACGGCCTCGACGCGTTCCCGCTGCTGAAGGAGGACTCGCCCCAGCACCCCCACACCCGCAAGGGAAAAATCCGCGTCGCCATGGAGCGCCGCATCGAGGAGGAGGCCGCGCGCGGCACCCGCGCCCTCATCGTGCGCGCCGGTGACTTCTTCGGGCCCCACGCGGGCAACAACTGGTTCTCCCAGGGCTTCGTCAAGCCGGGCGCCCGGCCCCGGTCCATCACCAATCCCAACGTGCCCGGCGTGGGCCATGCCTGGGCCTACCTGCCCGACCTCGCCGCCACCCTGGCCGCGCTCGCCGAGCGCGAGCAGGAGCTCCCCGCCTTCGAGCGCTTCCACTTCGGCGGCCACTGGCTGGAAGACGGCGCGGAGATGAGCCGGAGCATCCTGCGCGTCCTCGGCCACCCCGCCCCGCCCGTGCGCCGGATGCCCTGGGCCCTCATGCGGCTCGCCTCGCCCTTCAACACCACGCTGCGCGAGCTGCTCGAGATGCGCTACCTCTGGCAGCACCCCGCCCGCCTCGACAACACGCGCCTGCGCGCCTTCCTCGGCCAGGAGCCCCACACGCCGCTGGATGCCGCCGTGCACCACTCCCTCCAGGCCATGGGCTGCCTGCCGGACGCCACCGAGCCCACTCCGAGCCTCAGTGCACCCAATGCAGGCCCATGGGCATCAACCCGCCCGGCCCGGTGA
- a CDS encoding fatty acid desaturase family protein has product MTTAVAYRTEAPPPAVFPDIDEEAFARDLQALRVELESSIGPEDRAHFRKIQRWGRVCSFLGYATSWLMPNPLSALLIAQGNTARWTMMAHHVTHRGYDRVPDMPEHSTGKRFATGWRRFIDWPDWIHPEAWRHEHNTLHHGRTGETADPDLVEENTEWLRRSSMPMWAKYGIVAFFACTWKVTYYAPNTFFEWRRAERRRAGGAEEFGTPPLVTAFNPLTPQGRDFWSTCLLPYAALRFVLLPALFAPLGAWAVFSVFANSVLAELLTNLQSFMLIAPNHAGDDLYRFHGRSDSHATFAVRQVVGSANYATGSDGIDFLQGFLNYQIEHHLWPTLPMRKYQQAQPRVKALCEKHGVPYVQESIWRRVGKLVDIMVGRASMRSLPTL; this is encoded by the coding sequence ATGACCACGGCCGTCGCCTACCGCACGGAAGCGCCCCCCCCGGCAGTCTTCCCGGACATCGATGAGGAAGCCTTCGCCCGCGACCTCCAAGCCCTGCGCGTGGAGTTGGAGTCCTCCATCGGTCCCGAGGACCGCGCGCACTTCCGGAAGATCCAGCGTTGGGGTCGGGTGTGCTCGTTCCTCGGATATGCGACGTCCTGGCTGATGCCCAACCCGCTGTCCGCGCTGCTCATCGCGCAGGGCAACACGGCGCGCTGGACGATGATGGCCCACCACGTCACGCACCGGGGGTATGACCGGGTGCCCGACATGCCCGAGCACTCCACCGGCAAGCGCTTCGCCACCGGGTGGCGCCGCTTCATCGACTGGCCGGATTGGATCCACCCCGAGGCGTGGCGCCACGAGCACAACACCCTGCACCACGGGCGCACGGGCGAGACGGCGGACCCGGATCTGGTGGAGGAGAACACCGAGTGGCTGCGCCGCTCGTCCATGCCGATGTGGGCGAAGTACGGGATCGTGGCCTTCTTCGCCTGCACCTGGAAGGTGACGTACTACGCGCCCAACACCTTCTTCGAGTGGCGCCGGGCCGAGCGGCGCCGCGCGGGCGGGGCCGAGGAGTTCGGCACGCCCCCTCTGGTGACGGCCTTCAACCCGCTCACCCCCCAGGGCCGGGACTTCTGGAGCACCTGCCTGCTGCCCTACGCGGCCCTGCGCTTCGTGCTCCTGCCCGCCCTGTTCGCGCCCCTGGGCGCCTGGGCGGTGTTCAGCGTCTTCGCCAACAGCGTCCTCGCCGAGCTGCTCACCAACCTCCAGAGCTTCATGCTGATCGCCCCCAACCACGCGGGCGATGATCTCTACCGCTTCCACGGGCGCTCCGACAGCCACGCGACCTTCGCGGTGCGGCAGGTGGTGGGCTCGGCCAACTACGCCACCGGGAGCGATGGGATCGACTTCCTCCAGGGCTTCCTCAACTACCAGATCGAGCACCACCTCTGGCCGACCCTGCCCATGCGCAAGTACCAGCAGGCCCAGCCCCGGGTGAAGGCCCTGTGCGAGAAGCACGGCGTGCCCTACGTGCAGGAGAGCATCTGGCGGCGAGTGGGCAAGCTCGTCGACATCATGGTGGGGCGCGCCTCCATGCGCTCGCTGCCCACCCTGTGA